A window of Piliocolobus tephrosceles isolate RC106 chromosome 13, ASM277652v3, whole genome shotgun sequence contains these coding sequences:
- the LOC111522098 gene encoding ERI1 exoribonuclease 3-like, with translation MEIESTFHMYVQPVVHPQLTPFCTELTGIIQAMVDGQPSLQQVLERVDEWMAKEGLLDPNVKSIFVTCGDWDLKVMLPGQSQYLGLPVADYFKQWINLKKAYSFATGCWPKNGLLDMNKGLSLQHIGRPHSGIDDCKNIANIMKTLAYRGFIFKQTSKPF, from the coding sequence ATGGAGATTGAGTCTACCTTTCACATGTATGTCCAGCCTGTAGTCCATCCACAGCTTACCCCATTCTGTACAGAGCTCACCGGGATTATTCAAGCCATGGTGGATGGTCAGCCAAGCCTGCAGCAAGTGCTGGAGAGGGTCGATGAGTGGATGGCGAAGGAAGGCCTCTTAGATCCAAACGTCAAGTCAATTTTTGTCACCTGTGGAGACTGGGACTTAAAAGTCATGCTCCCAGGCCAGTCCCAGTACTTGGGCTTGCCAGTGGCGGATTACTTCAAGCAGTGGATTAATCTGAAAAAGGCTTACAGCTTCGCCACGGGCTGCTGGCCCAAGAATGGACTTCTAGACATGAACAAGGGCCTCAGCCTGCAACACATAGGCCGGCCCCACAGCGGCATTGACGACTGCAAGAACATTGCCAACATCATGAAGACACTCGCCTATCGAGGCTTCATCTTCAAGCAGACATCGAAGCCGTTCTGA